One Artemia franciscana chromosome 7, ASM3288406v1, whole genome shotgun sequence DNA segment encodes these proteins:
- the LOC136029011 gene encoding fasciclin-2-like isoform X3 — MILHLNFQITLAEEPRLVITPAQPEYTAAVGNPLAFTCKAEVPYPTLITDLKWISPEGLEIGVGDRISTEVYYQNGDTPTISLEFSSFHESDSGNYTCRATYTSSQTLSASVKLSNQASINWIDVPTEQRAILGKEYNVRCNATANPAPRVRWLKDGVAISKS, encoded by the exons TCACTTTGGCGGAAGAGCCGCGACTTGTGATTACACCGGCGCAACCTGAATACACGGCAGCAGTTGGCAATCCCCTAGCTTTTACTTGTAAAGCGGAAGTACCTTACCCAACTTTGATTACCGACCTTAAATGGATTAGCCCCGAAGGATTAGAAATCGGCGTTGGTGACAG gataTCTACCGAAGTCTATTATCAAAATGGCGATACGCCAACAATAAGTCTAGAGTTTAGTTCCTTCCATGAATCCGACTCGGGTAATTATACCTGCCGTGCAACTTATACCAGCTCCCAAACGCTAAGCGCATCTGTCAAACTTTCCAACCAGGCGTCAATCAATTGGATTGACGTTCCTACAGAACAGCGCGCCATTCTTGGCAAGGAATACAATGTAAGGTGCAACGCGACTGCCAATCCTGCACCAAGAGTTCGTTGGCTAAAGGATGGCGTTGCCATCAGTAAAA gttaa